A window of Sutcliffiella cohnii contains these coding sequences:
- a CDS encoding DMT family transporter — MNVSKSVVAASLFATVAISFWGISFVSAKAVIDKLDPFTLLVSRFGIGATFLLILILIKREYSLRLPIRYIPHVIVLSIIGVFVHQLLQASALLTIDASSAGWLITFSPVFTVFLSMIFLHEKMTFSKGFGIIIAICGVFLITATGTGKSFSFSFHIGYMLMILSTLNWAVYSVLLKKLNVPLPALVLTFYISFIGFILTLPFLMKQRGWEKFESLAYAEWGHLIFLGIFVSGVGYWYWGKALEVLEASKVSVFIYLEPIFTVIAAVILLHEKIKITSVTGGLIIIIGVILVNGHFRRRLV, encoded by the coding sequence ATGAACGTTTCGAAATCAGTAGTGGCAGCATCCTTGTTTGCAACAGTAGCAATTAGTTTTTGGGGAATATCCTTTGTTTCTGCAAAAGCAGTCATAGACAAATTGGATCCCTTCACGTTGCTAGTTAGTCGGTTTGGGATTGGGGCAACGTTTTTACTCATATTAATACTTATAAAAAGAGAATATTCTTTGAGGCTACCAATCCGCTATATTCCTCATGTTATCGTACTTTCCATCATTGGGGTATTTGTCCATCAACTTCTGCAAGCAAGTGCTCTATTAACGATTGATGCTTCTTCTGCCGGGTGGCTAATTACATTTTCTCCAGTGTTTACTGTATTTCTTTCCATGATATTTCTACATGAGAAAATGACATTCTCTAAAGGTTTTGGCATTATTATTGCTATATGCGGTGTGTTCTTAATTACAGCAACAGGAACGGGTAAATCTTTTAGTTTTTCATTCCATATTGGTTATATGCTTATGATATTAAGCACATTAAATTGGGCAGTTTATTCGGTGCTCTTAAAAAAATTAAATGTTCCTTTACCGGCGCTAGTATTAACTTTTTACATAAGTTTTATCGGATTTATCCTTACACTACCCTTTCTCATGAAACAAAGAGGTTGGGAGAAATTCGAGTCTCTAGCGTATGCGGAGTGGGGACATCTCATTTTTTTAGGGATTTTCGTTTCTGGTGTAGGATATTGGTACTGGGGAAAGGCATTAGAAGTACTAGAGGCATCAAAAGTTTCTGTTTTTATTTACTTAGAGCCAATTTTTACAGTCATTGCTGCTGTCATCCTACTACATGAAAAAATAAAGATAACAAGTGTTACAGGCGGCCTCATTATTATTATCGGAGTCATTTTAGTAAATGGCCATTTTAGGAGACGTTTAGTTTAA
- a CDS encoding AI-2E family transporter produces MYYKIMQVGSVILLLFAIIYLGSLVDWIFRPVIVFGQTLFVPILLAGVLFYLLRPLVHILSKKMPRGIAILLVYIGLVGLGVGLFSFIGPELQRQFTNLINSMPVIVKELQVLLLTIQENDLIQRFGLEDAFEWKDRIEQIVVIASGLVGDLVTNTISVIGTIFNTLLLFIIVPFILFYLLKEGERLPHFVLNFISKDKQQKVRPILTNMDETLSNYIQGVLIVCSFVGILYYVGFSIIGLEYALVLAIFGMVTNVIPYVGPWIGAIPSFIVALLHSPMQAILVLIIVVVIQQIESIFVQPQIIGKRMSIHPVTVMILVLVAGRFIGVVGMILVIPTYAVAKVIATHLYSLWKVRKEEQENLIK; encoded by the coding sequence ATGTATTACAAAATTATGCAAGTAGGGTCAGTTATACTTTTACTTTTTGCAATTATTTATTTAGGGTCCCTTGTTGACTGGATATTTAGACCAGTAATAGTGTTTGGACAAACCTTGTTTGTACCGATTCTTCTAGCTGGAGTGCTTTTCTACTTATTAAGACCACTCGTACATATTTTAAGTAAAAAGATGCCTAGAGGAATTGCGATTTTATTAGTTTATATCGGTTTAGTTGGATTAGGCGTCGGGCTTTTTTCTTTTATTGGCCCGGAATTACAACGACAGTTTACTAACTTAATTAATAGCATGCCGGTCATTGTGAAGGAATTACAAGTGTTACTACTCACTATTCAAGAGAATGATTTAATTCAGCGATTTGGATTAGAAGATGCATTCGAATGGAAGGATCGTATCGAACAAATTGTTGTCATCGCAAGTGGGCTAGTAGGTGACCTTGTTACTAACACGATTTCTGTTATTGGTACTATTTTTAATACGTTACTATTATTCATTATCGTTCCCTTTATTCTTTTTTACTTGTTAAAAGAAGGGGAAAGACTTCCGCATTTTGTTCTGAACTTTATTAGTAAAGATAAACAACAAAAGGTAAGGCCGATTTTAACGAATATGGATGAGACGTTAAGTAATTACATTCAAGGTGTCTTAATTGTTTGTTCCTTTGTTGGTATTTTGTATTATGTAGGATTTAGTATTATTGGACTTGAGTACGCTTTAGTGCTTGCGATATTTGGTATGGTAACGAATGTGATTCCGTATGTAGGTCCGTGGATCGGCGCAATACCTTCGTTTATCGTTGCCTTACTACACTCTCCTATGCAAGCAATTCTTGTCCTAATTATTGTAGTCGTAATTCAGCAAATCGAGAGTATTTTTGTTCAACCACAAATAATTGGAAAAAGAATGTCGATCCATCCAGTTACGGTTATGATCCTTGTCCTTGTTGCAGGCCGTTTCATCGGAGTAGTTGGAATGATATTAGTAATCCCGACATACGCTGTTGCTAAAGTAATTGCAACACACTTATATAGTCTATGGAAAGTTAGAAAAGAAGAACAAGAAAACTTAATTAAGTAA
- a CDS encoding PQQ-dependent sugar dehydrogenase: MKKLLAIPILIMVLITGCSTEEQQIDNEHQAFAMNDVPEVLAENLAIPWSIAKYDETFYLTEREGSIVKVENGEIERQTVHFKKELATASEAGLLGLVLAPDFSKSNTAYAYYTYEDSSGQFNRIVTLRLEKNAWTEDKLLLDKIPSGPRHHGGRLKIGPDEKLYATTGDASVEEIAQDLTSLGGKILRMNLDGSLPSDNPFPNSYVYSYGLRNPQGITWSPDGTLYSTDHGNNRNDEVNKIEAGLNYGWPIIEGNEQKEGLVPPLFTSGVEETWAPSGMDYEDGNLYVGALRGTALLQFNLETGEKQEIITSLGRIRDVLIEGNYLYFISNNTDGRGAPQPNDDKLYRIELSVSN; this comes from the coding sequence ATGAAAAAACTGTTAGCTATACCTATTTTGATTATGGTACTTATTACTGGGTGTTCAACCGAAGAACAACAAATCGATAACGAACATCAGGCTTTTGCAATGAATGATGTGCCGGAAGTACTGGCTGAAAATCTAGCAATTCCATGGTCGATTGCAAAATATGATGAAACATTTTATTTAACTGAAAGAGAAGGTAGTATTGTAAAAGTCGAAAATGGAGAAATAGAACGTCAAACCGTCCATTTTAAAAAAGAGCTTGCAACTGCCTCTGAAGCCGGGCTATTAGGTTTGGTGCTCGCTCCAGACTTTTCAAAATCGAATACAGCTTATGCATATTACACATACGAGGACAGTTCGGGGCAGTTCAATCGTATTGTGACACTACGCTTAGAGAAAAATGCTTGGACAGAAGATAAGTTGCTTCTTGATAAAATTCCAAGTGGTCCACGCCATCATGGAGGGAGATTAAAAATAGGTCCTGACGAAAAGCTATACGCTACAACAGGTGATGCGTCTGTAGAAGAAATAGCCCAAGATTTAACTTCTTTAGGTGGAAAAATTTTAAGAATGAATTTGGATGGATCACTTCCATCTGATAACCCATTTCCGAACTCCTACGTTTATAGTTACGGGCTTAGAAATCCTCAAGGGATTACATGGTCACCTGATGGGACACTTTACTCAACAGATCACGGCAACAATAGAAACGATGAGGTAAATAAGATCGAAGCTGGTCTCAACTATGGTTGGCCAATCATTGAAGGAAATGAACAAAAAGAAGGATTAGTTCCGCCGTTATTTACTTCAGGAGTTGAGGAAACTTGGGCACCTTCTGGAATGGATTATGAAGATGGAAATTTATACGTTGGTGCTCTTAGAGGTACTGCCTTATTGCAATTTAACCTCGAAACAGGGGAAAAACAGGAAATAATAACAAGTCTCGGGAGAATCCGTGATGTATTGATTGAAGGTAATTATCTTTATTTTATTAGTAACAATACGGACGGCCGAGGAGCTCCTCAACCAAATGATGATAAACTTTACAGAATCGAACTATCAGTTTCCAATTAA
- a CDS encoding FAD-dependent monooxygenase, translated as MVSLEKSHNEKSATVIGAGIGGLCTAIALQQKGWNVSVYDKATELKDVGAGIVLSANALKVLGKLGLALEIRKKGAPVKKAEIRTWDGKPLVNVPVHEQAQRYGSYSYLIYRPSLQKVLHAALYENTVNLKKRLVHIEQRDSKVSVGFEDGEVVKDNLVIGADGIHSEVRKRVIGPSPLRYSGFTAIRGISVYEDARFPMELGGGFEAWGHGKRFGFSHLGKGRIFWFAAINSESGTIINSPHPKKIALDHFSGWWEPVTNMIEATEESNIIVHEIFDRKPMNTWSNGKITLLGDAAHPMLPNLGQGGAQAMEDALVLSRCLDDYPNEVEKALKQYEEIRYGRTAKVVKGSRAMGRMMQLENPIAIFIRNQLLRNSPDSLKMKRLEWLLGHEV; from the coding sequence GTGGTCAGTTTGGAGAAATCACATAATGAAAAGTCTGCGACTGTAATTGGTGCTGGTATAGGTGGCCTTTGTACGGCTATTGCTTTACAACAGAAAGGATGGAACGTTTCTGTTTACGATAAAGCTACAGAACTCAAGGATGTTGGTGCAGGGATTGTATTGTCTGCGAATGCCTTAAAAGTGTTGGGAAAATTAGGACTAGCACTTGAGATCAGAAAAAAGGGTGCCCCGGTTAAAAAGGCCGAAATTAGAACATGGGACGGAAAACCACTAGTGAATGTACCTGTTCATGAACAGGCACAGAGATATGGGAGTTATAGCTATTTAATATACCGTCCCAGCTTACAAAAAGTATTACATGCGGCATTATATGAGAATACAGTGAATCTTAAAAAAAGATTAGTACATATAGAACAGCGTGATTCAAAAGTAAGTGTAGGCTTTGAAGATGGCGAAGTAGTTAAAGATAATTTAGTCATTGGTGCTGATGGGATACACTCCGAAGTTAGAAAAAGGGTAATTGGTCCAAGCCCTTTACGTTATTCTGGTTTTACAGCTATTAGAGGAATTTCTGTCTATGAGGATGCACGTTTCCCTATGGAACTAGGTGGAGGTTTCGAAGCATGGGGCCATGGAAAAAGGTTCGGGTTCTCCCATTTAGGAAAAGGAAGAATCTTTTGGTTTGCAGCTATAAATAGTGAAAGTGGCACTATTATTAATTCCCCTCATCCAAAGAAAATCGCTTTAGATCATTTTAGCGGCTGGTGGGAGCCAGTTACTAACATGATCGAAGCAACAGAAGAATCGAATATAATTGTTCATGAAATTTTTGATAGAAAACCGATGAACACGTGGAGTAACGGAAAGATTACACTGCTCGGTGATGCTGCCCATCCGATGCTACCAAATTTAGGACAAGGTGGGGCGCAAGCGATGGAAGATGCATTAGTGCTCTCTCGCTGTCTTGACGATTACCCGAATGAAGTTGAGAAAGCATTAAAACAGTATGAAGAAATAAGATACGGCCGAACTGCTAAAGTCGTAAAAGGTTCTAGAGCAATGGGAAGAATGATGCAACTCGAAAATCCAATTGCAATTTTTATTAGAAATCAACTGTTACGGAACAGTCCAGACTCTCTTAAAATGAAACGGTTAGAATGGCTTCTAGGACACGAAGTATAG
- the tenA gene encoding thiaminase II produces the protein MTFSKQLRQEADPIFEAIFEHPFVKGIGEGNVPKEALIHYVQQDYEYLTTFCRIYGLAVSKCTDREDMTFFQEQIGFVLNAEIHPHNNFCKVAGVRYEDLQKAPLAPTAHHYTRHMMEAATNGTLGETLAALAPCPWTYWEIGRKLIKEVKPTPTHPFYEWITFYGDKEVSTITQTFMDKIDACAAKASEYEKKRMRDHFITSTQLEHQFWTMAYTQETWPVPIKSIQVI, from the coding sequence ATGACATTTTCAAAACAGTTAAGACAGGAAGCAGACCCAATCTTTGAAGCAATTTTTGAACATCCTTTTGTAAAAGGAATTGGAGAAGGAAATGTACCGAAAGAAGCACTCATTCATTACGTACAACAAGATTATGAATACTTAACGACATTTTGCCGTATTTATGGTCTTGCGGTTTCTAAATGTACAGACAGAGAAGATATGACGTTTTTCCAGGAGCAAATAGGGTTTGTCTTAAATGCAGAAATACATCCGCACAATAACTTTTGTAAGGTTGCAGGTGTTCGGTACGAGGATTTACAAAAAGCTCCACTTGCTCCAACCGCCCATCATTACACACGCCATATGATGGAGGCTGCTACAAACGGTACACTTGGCGAAACACTTGCTGCACTAGCACCTTGTCCCTGGACGTATTGGGAAATTGGTAGAAAGCTGATAAAGGAAGTAAAACCGACACCAACTCACCCTTTCTACGAATGGATTACATTTTATGGTGACAAGGAAGTTAGCACCATCACACAAACATTTATGGATAAAATAGATGCTTGTGCGGCCAAAGCTAGTGAATACGAAAAAAAACGCATGCGTGACCACTTTATTACGAGCACACAGTTAGAGCATCAATTTTGGACAATGGCATATACACAAGAAACATGGCCTGTGCCAATTAAATCTATTCAAGTTATATAG
- a CDS encoding phytoene desaturase family protein, whose translation MKNTERNCVVIGGGIAGLTASIYLARAGLSVTLIEKTKTIGGRAKTEVMDGSYVNLGPHALYSKGKSLEILAELGISPKGNSPAIGGKVFYNDSPYNLPANPFSVLTSDLFSWRGKMELLRFFILLQTKKLKSNREISVDQWLHENIKDERVQKFILMLIRLSSYCNDPDRLRAEVAFKQLQLGKAIYVHNGWQSIIEELKEKAEKLGVIIQAGASVQQIKGKFPQFEVKLSNNKSIFTPYILSTASPNELRKFLQGYEIDAINELIPVRAACLDIVLNKTPNPTVSFALSMDQPLYFSNHSNVATLSDNQSHSVIHVMKYLSINEPRTDLKQELEQFLSRVQPGWEKHVISKRYLPNITVTNSMMKKQKNEMEQIPGLFIAGDWVGAEGMLVDSSFFSAKQAAMSIIELNEKMGV comes from the coding sequence ATGAAGAATACAGAAAGAAATTGTGTTGTAATTGGTGGAGGGATTGCTGGACTTACTGCTTCTATTTATTTAGCACGTGCAGGATTATCCGTTACATTAATCGAAAAAACTAAAACAATAGGTGGTCGGGCAAAAACAGAAGTGATGGATGGTAGTTATGTCAATCTCGGACCACATGCCTTATATTCAAAAGGAAAAAGTTTAGAAATATTAGCGGAATTAGGCATCTCTCCAAAAGGAAATAGCCCTGCCATCGGGGGAAAGGTGTTTTACAATGATTCACCGTATAACCTTCCCGCCAACCCTTTCTCTGTATTAACTAGTGATTTATTTAGTTGGAGAGGGAAAATGGAATTACTCCGCTTTTTTATACTTTTACAAACAAAAAAATTAAAGAGCAACCGAGAGATCTCCGTTGACCAATGGCTTCATGAAAATATAAAGGATGAACGTGTTCAGAAATTTATTCTCATGCTTATACGTTTATCTTCTTACTGTAACGACCCTGATAGGCTTCGTGCCGAAGTTGCATTTAAGCAGCTGCAATTAGGAAAAGCCATTTATGTTCATAACGGTTGGCAGTCAATTATAGAGGAGTTAAAAGAGAAAGCGGAAAAATTAGGTGTCATTATTCAAGCGGGAGCCTCCGTTCAACAAATAAAAGGGAAATTTCCACAGTTTGAAGTGAAATTAAGTAACAATAAATCAATCTTCACACCATATATTTTATCAACAGCAAGCCCAAATGAGTTGAGGAAATTCCTTCAGGGCTATGAAATAGATGCAATCAATGAACTTATACCAGTCCGGGCAGCATGTCTGGATATAGTGCTAAACAAAACACCGAATCCTACAGTATCATTCGCCTTGAGCATGGACCAACCACTCTATTTTTCTAATCATTCCAACGTCGCAACATTAAGTGACAATCAAAGCCACTCCGTCATACACGTAATGAAATATTTGAGCATTAATGAACCTAGAACGGATTTAAAACAGGAGCTCGAACAGTTTCTTAGTCGAGTTCAACCAGGCTGGGAAAAACATGTTATATCAAAACGTTACCTACCGAACATAACAGTAACTAATAGCATGATGAAAAAACAAAAAAATGAAATGGAGCAGATTCCAGGGTTATTTATTGCCGGAGATTGGGTTGGCGCAGAGGGAATGTTAGTTGACAGTTCTTTTTTTAGTGCAAAGCAAGCGGCCATGAGCATTATTGAATTAAATGAAAAAATGGGAGTGTAG
- a CDS encoding RNA polymerase sigma-70 factor, which yields MEMEEAYTQYKPLLLSISYQMAGSMTEAEDIVHDIFIDFHKIDKNNIKDYKSYLCKMATNRTIDHLKSASKRREHYIGPWLPEPLNTDQDPLHSIEQHDQLSYALLTLLEKLNPVERAVFVLREVFSFSYDEMESFIGKEAANCRKILSRAKKKLHFHESKKKNNVGRDEEEKLINQFVSAVTTGNTDELFQLLKEDAILYSDGGGKVTAAIFPIVSSKRIARFIFGLLQKYSDDTSLSIQMTLINGQPGLFISSDREPSSAVCFEITDQKVTQIFVIRNPEKLTYMLESGRGKK from the coding sequence ATGGAAATGGAGGAAGCATATACGCAGTATAAACCGCTACTTTTATCCATATCTTATCAGATGGCAGGAAGTATGACGGAAGCGGAAGATATCGTTCATGATATTTTTATAGATTTTCATAAGATTGATAAGAACAATATTAAAGATTATAAATCGTATTTGTGTAAAATGGCCACTAATCGAACGATTGACCATCTAAAATCCGCGAGTAAAAGAAGAGAACATTATATCGGACCGTGGCTCCCTGAACCGTTAAATACAGATCAAGATCCGCTGCATTCTATCGAACAACATGACCAACTCTCCTACGCGCTCCTAACACTACTAGAAAAACTTAACCCGGTTGAACGTGCAGTATTTGTATTAAGAGAGGTATTTTCTTTTTCCTATGATGAGATGGAGAGTTTCATAGGAAAAGAGGCGGCAAACTGTCGGAAAATATTGAGTAGAGCGAAGAAAAAGCTGCATTTTCATGAATCTAAAAAAAAGAATAATGTAGGTAGGGATGAAGAAGAAAAACTAATTAATCAATTCGTTTCTGCCGTAACGACTGGAAATACAGACGAACTATTTCAACTACTGAAAGAGGACGCAATTTTATACAGCGATGGTGGCGGCAAAGTTACCGCAGCAATATTTCCGATTGTTTCAAGTAAACGAATCGCTCGATTTATATTTGGCTTATTACAAAAATACAGTGATGATACGTCGTTATCCATACAAATGACACTAATCAATGGCCAGCCAGGACTTTTTATCAGTAGTGACCGAGAACCGAGCAGTGCCGTCTGTTTTGAGATTACAGATCAAAAGGTAACGCAAATATTTGTAATTCGCAATCCAGAAAAATTAACGTATATGTTGGAAAGTGGGAGGGGAAAAAAATGA
- a CDS encoding EAL domain-containing protein translates to MLDTIPFINRKKNRNNNSETINIEIYHNDNNLTSLFDNHPDPIVVINKDGYPIYANDALTAVSGYTMSDLKYKYIEYVHKDYVEEAKKCFKKGTKGKVQHFVSCIYDKNGNVMTANITYVPYTDSMKNIIGVYCIIKDMTKMIEIENTYHEQQERIQKVYAHLEVGVWSYDVLTNTFLLTSPGVEKITGYTVKELNESIKWQDIIYENDKEKYTDEQFKLWNGNNINHEYRIVRKDGKVVWLQDQTLPVKDEHGEIIRIDGIVTEITKHKENEEKLYKLAYFDSITGLFNKEKFDTVLAKKIATTSRSNGSFSVLYLDIDRFKKIVATLGYRIANKLLKAFATRLEELAGDVSCIGRITSDEFGIITNERISREEVMLLINNLFDDLKVPFIVDDYELFLTVSIGICSYPEDGQDVVSIEKSGEIALSRAKERGKNTYYFLNKITDLTHLRHIEIESDLAKSIELNQLLLYFQPRVDTKSGKVLSAEALIRWQHPNWGLVSPSEFIPLAEETGFINEIGDWVISQVCQYLHDWKKEGKEVIPISINISAQRFLRHDWKAFICDIISKTKIDPAFIEFEITETYLIRHEEEIIEAIKYLKQLGIKVALDDFGTGFSSISQLAKFPVDTIKIDRSFIKKVTEQNGDEILAKGIIYIANSLNKNVVAEGVETVEQLNVLQQLECKEIQGFLFSKPVPVIEFVRILEKKFLKPKSAESSRPIINKRKYYRIDLPYSIEGKMTLTSIQGKEVDLGKTDILIQNIGPGGLKFLSTINLPVRPDVIYQFETTILNEPITVLGHVVWKVEDVGTFQYGIQFVIDEKDRDRLINLFNHLTLHLRKPSRATYGEVVENSHNYFRQKKLV, encoded by the coding sequence ATGTTAGATACAATACCATTTATTAATCGAAAAAAGAACAGGAATAATAACTCTGAAACGATAAATATAGAAATCTATCATAACGATAACAATTTAACATCACTCTTTGATAATCATCCAGATCCAATTGTTGTGATAAATAAGGATGGATATCCTATTTATGCAAATGATGCGTTAACCGCTGTTTCAGGCTATACAATGTCTGATCTAAAATACAAATATATAGAGTACGTACACAAAGATTATGTTGAAGAGGCAAAAAAGTGTTTTAAAAAGGGGACTAAAGGAAAGGTTCAGCATTTTGTTTCGTGTATTTATGATAAAAACGGTAATGTTATGACAGCTAATATAACGTATGTTCCGTACACAGATTCGATGAAAAACATTATCGGTGTTTATTGCATCATAAAAGATATGACTAAAATGATAGAAATAGAAAATACGTATCACGAACAGCAAGAAAGAATACAGAAAGTGTATGCTCATTTAGAGGTAGGAGTTTGGTCTTATGATGTTCTAACAAATACTTTTTTACTCACGTCACCAGGTGTAGAAAAGATAACTGGATATACGGTAAAAGAACTAAATGAGTCGATAAAATGGCAAGACATTATTTATGAGAATGATAAAGAAAAATATACAGATGAACAGTTTAAGCTTTGGAACGGAAATAATATAAATCACGAATACCGAATCGTTCGTAAAGATGGGAAAGTTGTATGGCTTCAAGATCAAACATTACCTGTTAAAGATGAGCATGGTGAAATTATTCGCATAGATGGTATCGTAACAGAAATTACAAAACATAAAGAAAATGAAGAAAAACTATATAAATTAGCTTATTTTGATTCCATAACTGGTCTTTTTAATAAAGAAAAATTTGATACAGTACTAGCTAAGAAAATAGCAACTACTAGCAGAAGTAATGGAAGCTTTTCTGTTTTATATTTAGATATTGATCGCTTTAAAAAAATTGTCGCAACGCTTGGATATAGAATAGCGAATAAGCTATTAAAAGCATTTGCTACGAGATTAGAAGAGTTAGCAGGAGATGTGTCTTGTATTGGAAGAATTACTTCGGATGAATTTGGAATTATTACGAATGAACGTATTAGTCGTGAAGAGGTTATGCTATTAATTAATAATCTGTTTGATGATTTAAAAGTACCATTTATAGTGGACGATTATGAATTATTTCTAACGGTTAGTATCGGGATTTGTTCCTATCCGGAAGATGGACAAGACGTTGTTAGCATCGAAAAAAGTGGGGAAATCGCTTTAAGTAGAGCAAAAGAACGTGGGAAAAATACGTATTATTTTCTAAATAAAATTACGGATTTGACTCATTTACGTCATATTGAAATAGAAAGTGATTTAGCGAAATCGATTGAGTTGAATCAATTACTCCTCTATTTTCAGCCACGGGTAGACACAAAGAGCGGAAAAGTTTTGTCTGCTGAAGCGCTAATACGTTGGCAACATCCGAATTGGGGATTAGTTTCACCATCAGAGTTCATTCCATTAGCTGAGGAAACAGGCTTTATTAATGAGATTGGTGATTGGGTAATAAGTCAAGTTTGTCAGTACTTACATGATTGGAAAAAAGAAGGGAAAGAAGTTATTCCAATTTCCATAAATATTTCTGCGCAACGATTCCTAAGGCACGATTGGAAAGCGTTTATATGTGACATCATAAGCAAAACAAAGATAGATCCAGCTTTTATCGAATTTGAAATAACAGAGACATATTTAATACGTCACGAGGAAGAAATAATAGAAGCGATAAAATATTTAAAGCAATTAGGGATAAAAGTTGCGCTAGATGATTTTGGTACTGGCTTTTCTTCAATATCGCAATTAGCCAAGTTCCCAGTCGATACAATAAAAATTGATCGCTCTTTTATTAAAAAAGTAACAGAACAAAACGGAGACGAGATATTAGCAAAAGGAATCATTTATATTGCAAATAGCTTAAATAAAAATGTGGTTGCGGAAGGAGTAGAAACTGTAGAGCAATTAAATGTATTGCAACAACTAGAGTGTAAAGAAATTCAAGGGTTTCTTTTTAGTAAACCAGTTCCGGTCATTGAGTTTGTTCGAATTTTAGAAAAGAAATTTCTTAAGCCAAAAAGTGCGGAAAGCTCGCGTCCAATTATAAATAAAAGAAAATATTATCGTATCGATTTACCGTATTCGATAGAAGGGAAAATGACCTTAACATCCATTCAAGGGAAAGAGGTTGATTTAGGAAAAACGGATATATTGATACAAAATATTGGTCCGGGAGGGTTAAAGTTTTTATCCACCATCAACCTTCCTGTACGGCCAGATGTTATTTATCAATTTGAAACGACTATATTAAATGAGCCGATAACGGTACTCGGCCATGTTGTCTGGAAGGTAGAAGATGTAGGCACTTTCCAATACGGAATACAATTTGTTATCGATGAAAAAGATAGAGATAGATTAATAAATTTATTTAACCATTTAACACTGCATTTAAGAAAACCTTCTAGAGCCACTTACGGAGAGGTAGTGGAAAATAGTCATAATTATTTTAGACAAAAGAAATTAGTTTAA